The following are encoded in a window of Pseudomonas multiresinivorans genomic DNA:
- a CDS encoding lytic transglycosylase domain-containing protein encodes MSSRTWRWARRSLPGCIGLALLVAPLYANALFKCHARDGTVSLSSQAIAGSHCTRQKNSASAAGGTRAKTASTLERGNSQGADRIRVYTFVHKGVRQYVSRRPVGITARVDVIEVYYIKGCYLCMAPKDFNVATLRLDTRSYRREIEAASVRYGVDRALVRAVIHAESAFQPNAISIAGAQGLMQLMPDTAERFNVSDPFDARQNIRGGVRYLAWLLKRFNGNQRLALASYNAGEMTVDKYNGIPPYAETQTYVARVQSLTERYRNHP; translated from the coding sequence ATGAGTTCCAGAACCTGGCGATGGGCTCGCAGGAGCCTTCCTGGCTGCATCGGACTGGCATTGCTGGTCGCGCCGCTTTACGCCAACGCCCTGTTCAAGTGCCACGCACGGGACGGAACCGTCAGCCTCAGCAGCCAGGCCATCGCCGGCTCGCACTGCACTCGCCAGAAAAACTCGGCGAGCGCCGCTGGCGGCACGCGGGCAAAGACCGCATCCACGCTGGAGCGAGGCAACAGCCAGGGGGCAGATCGGATTCGCGTGTACACCTTCGTTCACAAGGGCGTTCGCCAGTATGTGAGCCGACGCCCCGTCGGGATCACCGCGCGGGTCGATGTGATCGAGGTGTATTACATCAAGGGCTGCTACCTGTGCATGGCGCCGAAGGATTTCAACGTCGCCACACTGCGCCTGGACACCCGCTCCTATCGCCGGGAGATCGAAGCCGCATCGGTGCGCTACGGTGTCGACCGGGCGCTGGTGCGCGCCGTCATCCATGCCGAATCGGCATTCCAGCCCAACGCCATTTCCATTGCCGGCGCCCAGGGCCTGATGCAGTTGATGCCCGACACCGCCGAGCGCTTCAACGTGAGCGATCCATTCGACGCACGGCAGAACATCCGTGGTGGCGTGCGCTACCTGGCGTGGCTGCTCAAGCGCTTCAACGGCAACCAGAGGCTGGCGCTGGCCAGTTACAACGCGGGTGAAATGACGGTCGACAAGTACAACGGGATACCGCCCTACGCCGAGACGCAAACCTACGTCGCCCGCGTGCAGTCCCTGACCGAGCGGTATCGCAATCATCCGTAG